From Leptospira congkakensis, one genomic window encodes:
- a CDS encoding FecR domain-containing protein, giving the protein MSILFLFVTTTLAADEVGIISFIQGTNYLSGPRFKKAKEPVKLGSILKKGDTITTENGTCEIQLATQATVRLAKFSSVQIEDLLNPKSKSTTLKLVGGKLFVKAHKPAAGVPSPNQLSVVNPSFVAGVRGTEFLAAAPDVGGADEELSAVETGVYVNEGTVAVSPDKKGKQTLVAANEEVVVSGKELKKQILDEFVKDKMRIFEEFKAIKEENYQRIKEQYEKNDQLMNDYKGQGKVD; this is encoded by the coding sequence GTGTCCATTTTGTTTCTTTTTGTAACCACTACCCTAGCTGCTGATGAAGTAGGGATCATTAGTTTCATCCAAGGAACAAACTACCTATCAGGGCCACGGTTTAAAAAGGCAAAAGAACCTGTAAAGTTAGGTAGTATCCTAAAAAAGGGAGATACAATCACTACAGAAAATGGCACTTGTGAAATCCAATTGGCCACCCAAGCCACAGTGCGTCTTGCCAAGTTCTCCTCCGTCCAAATCGAAGACCTACTCAATCCAAAATCTAAATCCACAACTTTGAAACTAGTTGGGGGAAAGTTATTTGTAAAAGCCCACAAACCTGCAGCGGGAGTTCCTAGCCCAAACCAACTCAGTGTGGTCAATCCTAGTTTTGTGGCCGGTGTTCGTGGAACCGAATTTTTGGCTGCGGCCCCTGATGTTGGGGGAGCCGATGAAGAACTTAGTGCCGTCGAAACAGGTGTTTATGTCAACGAAGGAACAGTTGCTGTAAGTCCTGACAAAAAAGGAAAACAAACCCTTGTGGCTGCCAACGAAGAAGTTGTGGTTTCGGGAAAAGAATTAAAAAAACAAATTTTGGATGAATTTGTAAAAGATAAAATGCGCATCTTCGAAGAGTTCAAAGCCATCAAAGAAGAAAATTACCAACGAATCAAAGAACAATATGAAAAGAACGACCAACTCATGAACGATTACAAAGGACAAGGGAAGGTAGACTAA
- a CDS encoding channel protein TolC translates to MWHKTWVLCFVLGYLPMQVQAEGKLLWEDCVWIGMERNGSLGLEQVRSEIFPILTRDKWKQYLPKLGVHYFGIFSKNQEQIDQEYRDVRLQIQQLLYDGGETEREKQKIELKRLIHSEEKKLLKEKIFKSISLSYLNYNKRQLVDTIYQLRSDRYQLENQKRKKESELGLFPKAELGFWKVWEVEFQSKKIHSESARKLAFLELKQSMSLDSEMSLLLEGGLTERIVLFDPKEIQTAANENHPLRKKSRLQMDLAELDQESLENDWKPKLVLGGYIGKNGNAGFPLQNEIYGLSLGVQANLGGTSFQSNTQNGIQSEGNGIQRIPGYGPQPVGPGENAFQSGSIGLFDDLGRNKKVFDSKMSVLQAKSDWKQTEIVFSNQIQSTEIKLFEMYRKYILYLENCKSGLYQHLVKREEQKENLISELEYLKSEEEVFVGLETLLDHYFQYITTALELVLLLGENPFDNRYYRLETKRTSSDITKILEEWKDKTSKKNPKINEPKLKKPYPFLMEESYESR, encoded by the coding sequence ATGTGGCATAAAACTTGGGTTCTCTGTTTTGTCCTAGGATACCTTCCCATGCAAGTACAAGCAGAGGGAAAATTGTTATGGGAAGACTGTGTTTGGATTGGGATGGAAAGAAATGGGAGTTTGGGTCTTGAGCAAGTCCGTTCCGAAATTTTTCCTATCTTAACTAGAGACAAGTGGAAACAATACCTACCAAAATTAGGTGTCCATTACTTTGGAATCTTTTCCAAAAACCAGGAACAAATCGATCAAGAATACCGAGATGTTCGATTGCAGATCCAACAACTGCTCTATGATGGAGGGGAAACAGAAAGGGAAAAACAAAAAATCGAACTAAAGAGGCTCATCCACTCAGAAGAAAAAAAACTTCTAAAGGAAAAAATATTCAAATCCATCTCTTTATCATATTTAAATTATAATAAACGTCAGTTAGTTGATACAATCTATCAACTACGTTCGGATCGTTACCAATTAGAAAATCAAAAACGGAAAAAAGAATCTGAACTTGGCCTTTTTCCCAAAGCCGAACTTGGATTTTGGAAAGTTTGGGAAGTCGAATTCCAATCTAAAAAGATCCACTCCGAATCCGCAAGGAAACTGGCATTTTTGGAATTAAAACAATCAATGTCTTTGGACTCAGAAATGAGTTTATTATTGGAAGGTGGCCTTACCGAACGAATTGTACTGTTTGATCCGAAGGAAATACAAACGGCGGCCAATGAAAATCATCCGTTGCGAAAAAAATCAAGGCTTCAGATGGATCTTGCAGAACTAGATCAGGAAAGTTTGGAAAATGATTGGAAACCAAAACTTGTATTAGGTGGATATATTGGTAAAAATGGAAATGCTGGATTCCCCTTACAAAATGAAATTTATGGACTGAGTCTTGGTGTCCAAGCCAACTTAGGGGGAACAAGTTTTCAATCCAACACCCAAAATGGAATCCAATCGGAAGGAAATGGAATTCAGAGAATCCCTGGATACGGCCCACAACCGGTTGGCCCTGGTGAAAATGCATTTCAAAGCGGATCCATTGGTCTTTTTGATGATTTGGGCCGAAACAAAAAAGTTTTTGATTCCAAAATGTCTGTGTTACAGGCCAAATCAGATTGGAAACAAACAGAAATTGTTTTCTCAAACCAAATCCAATCTACCGAAATCAAACTTTTTGAGATGTATCGTAAGTATATTTTGTACTTAGAGAATTGTAAATCCGGGTTATACCAACACCTTGTGAAAAGGGAAGAACAAAAAGAAAATTTAATTTCTGAGTTAGAGTATTTGAAGTCGGAAGAAGAAGTGTTTGTGGGTTTGGAAACACTACTGGATCATTATTTTCAATATATAACGACAGCCTTAGAACTTGTTTTGCTTCTCGGTGAAAATCCGTTTGATAACCGGTATTACCGGTTGGAAACAAAACGAACTTCCAGTGACATTACAAAAATTTTAGAAGAATGGAAGGATAAAACATCCAAAAAAAATCCAAAAATAAACGAACCAAAATTGAAAAAACCATACCCCTTTCTGATGGAGGAATCGTATGAATCTCGTTAG
- a CDS encoding DUF4384 domain-containing protein, whose protein sequence is MKHFLILSTIISLSLFSSDKIGKVPVYKIVVEAISTNEETLALRDFIKEEIQSTSRGMIALPLKGSENNIWEFDKDGNPSPKTLTSLANFINTDKVLLVSTEDGQAVISFVDVLHQKLEYRNSLPDSLSKTLVSDFLGFLDKKNIYLALSETGTGANASLKINSLKPTYIAGEPIRFEIESAEDNYVYVVLVPENQKGEPVLLFPNQIQNDNFVRKGDRVTIPDKRITFKAASSPSKDRIRAFASREEWKEFQLRSIKEDSFYRLLPPAVTGTKATHRSMMVVANSLTAPIEQSPVMEWEYQILSR, encoded by the coding sequence ATGAAACATTTTTTAATTCTCTCTACAATCATCTCGCTTTCTCTCTTTTCCTCGGATAAGATAGGAAAGGTTCCTGTTTATAAAATTGTTGTAGAAGCGATTTCAACAAATGAAGAAACTTTGGCCCTTCGTGATTTCATTAAAGAAGAAATCCAATCCACTTCGAGAGGAATGATCGCTCTACCGTTAAAAGGATCCGAAAACAATATTTGGGAATTTGACAAAGATGGAAATCCCTCTCCCAAAACACTTACCAGTTTAGCAAACTTCATAAACACTGACAAAGTTTTGTTAGTTTCTACAGAAGATGGACAAGCGGTCATTTCTTTTGTGGATGTCCTCCACCAAAAACTAGAATATCGAAATTCTTTACCAGATAGCCTTTCCAAAACTTTGGTTTCAGACTTCCTGGGATTTTTGGATAAAAAAAATATCTACTTAGCTCTTTCTGAAACTGGAACTGGAGCCAATGCTTCTCTCAAAATCAATTCACTCAAACCTACTTATATTGCAGGCGAACCCATCCGATTTGAAATTGAATCTGCCGAAGACAATTATGTTTACGTAGTTTTAGTTCCAGAAAACCAAAAGGGAGAACCAGTTTTACTTTTCCCAAACCAAATCCAAAACGACAACTTTGTTCGGAAAGGAGATCGGGTTACAATTCCTGACAAACGGATTACTTTCAAAGCAGCATCTTCACCTTCCAAAGACAGGATTCGCGCCTTTGCTTCACGAGAAGAATGGAAAGAATTTCAACTCAGGAGCATAAAAGAAGATTCCTTCTATAGACTATTACCACCAGCTGTCACTGGAACCAAAGCCACTCATAGATCCATGATGGTAGTGGCCAATAGCCTCACTGCACCGATCGAACAAAGTCCAGTAATGGAGTGGGAATACCAAATTCTCTCTCGATAA